The following DNA comes from Paenibacillus crassostreae.
AGATTGTCCGTTTGCAACATTTTCAGAAAACTTTCTCATTTCAATGATTATACCACTGTTCAATTTTCATATTATTTTGTAATATAGTAGATACGTTGCTTCTCAGAATTCCATATCTATGCTTTATAGCTATTATTCACCTATTAGAACAAGAAAGGTCCCCCCTTTTTTACAGCTAATTCCGTGGTAATAGGATAATTGATAGGACTAGAGTTCTAAGTTGACCAAATCACTAGTTAAAGTGAATTAACACATCTAGATCAACTAACCAGATAATAAACTGATACTGTAGACAAAAGACTAAGGAGATTATTTATTATGTTTCGTATAAAAGAATCAATAAGCCGTAAATTAATGCTCGTTGTTGCCACTGTATTGCTAATCGTGTCATTACTTTTTAGTATAAGTTTTTATTTTGTTTCTATGGATATATTCAATAATTACGTATTACCTGAGGTAGATAACAACCTTAAGACAAGTTCTACAGATACATATAAAGGCTTAAACACTTCACAAGCGTTACAAGCTTTACAAGGAAATGAAGGCTCACAATCTATCGTATCTTTTTATTTCGATGAGAAAGTACGTGATTCCGAATTAGATAATATTTACCTCGCTAATATTAAAGATAAGGAAGTTACTATTCTCGCAACAGATAGTAAATCACCTCTGAAGGTATCTAATACAGTGGCTTACCAAGAAGCCATGCAATCCGCGCTGGACAACAAGTCAGCTACTAGTGAGGTATATACCAATGAATTGGGGACATTTAAAACTGAATTCATTGCTATTCCTGGAAGTACAATGATACTTGCCATCAGTATAGATGCGAACTTTATCGCGGAACAGACTCAGTTTATACTATGGATCTGTATAGGTATAACTATTATTGGAATGGCCGTGGGATTAACCATTGCTTATTACAGCAGTAGACGTATTATCAAACCTATCATTCAACTTGCAGCGCACAGTAATCTTCTTGCTCAAGGCGATCTGCGGCAAGTTCCTGTCGTTACTGGGCATGACGAAATATCACAACTTGCAAGTAGTTTCCAAAAGATGACTCATAACCTCAAAGAAATGATTAGTCACGTTCAACTAACTTCACGCGAAGTATTAAATGGATCTGATGATTTATTAAATCGCACAGAAGTCATGAAATCTATGGTTGAAGGATCCAACGCAGTTCTGAAGGAGATCGATAAGGGTAGTGAAAGCATCGCTTTGACCTCAAAGGAGAATGCCATCGCAATGGAGGAAATCACTCAAGGAATCATGCACATTGCCAATTCTTCCGGTGAGGTATCCGAGCAGGTCGCAGAAGCGACTCTTGAGGCTGTCAGTGGTAATCAATTGGCACAACGCGCTATCGAGCAAATGCAACAAGTAGAGCAAACTTCCATCGAATCTCTTGAAGTCATGAGTACGATGAATGAACGTTCGCAAGTTATTGGAGAGGTAGTCACTTCCATCTCTGAGATTACGAAGCAAATACAAATGCTTTCACTTAATGCTTCGATTGAAGCTGCTCGAGCCGGTGAACATGGAAGAGGCTTTGCAGTAGTCGCTGGTGAGGTACGTAAATTATCTGAATTATCTACCATCGCCACTCAAAAGATCGCAGAACACTTATCAACCATTCAAAAGGATACGGAAGCCTCAGTAGTTGCGATGGACCGTGTTAATCAAGAAGTACGTTCAGGCAAGATACTAGTACAGGATGCAGGAAAAGCTTTCAGCCAATTAGACGTACTCATCCAAGATGTTAACCAAACCATACAGGCTGTGTCCGCAGCTACGCAACAAGTATCTGCAGGTACAGAAGAAGTTAGTGCATCCGTCGAAGAAACGGCATTAATTACATCGAAATCTCGAACTAGTATGAATGAGATTTCCACTACGAGTGAACAACAGCTACATGAAATGGAACAACATCGCTCAATCGTAACAAGTCTTCATGAACATGCTTTACAACTGCAGGAAGCTATCCAACAATTCAAGATTTAAGTTGTAGCGCGAAAGAAAGGCAGGTAACTTTTCAAAAAAGGTGCCTGTCTTTCTTGGTTATAACACCGTCAAGTAGTAAGTAGAGCTTTTTAAATATTTAACTTATGCTTTCAAGTGCTAGTTTTCTTCTTCGACACAGGGGAATACTGATAAGTCCCTTACTCCAACGATCTTGAAAGACTATATGCCTTTCCCCCTGCCTAAGATTTCCGTACCCAATTAACAATCTGTGCATCACTTTTAATTCCATAGCATTCCTTTATGAGAGAGAGATTGTCCTTTTATAACCATGAAAATATCCCCTCCAAGCTCACTCATATCCACAAACATGTGGTCTTTTTTGAGTGTCTACTTAAAGGGGATCATATCAGATATTAATAATAATATATTTTTATCATTCGACTTATACTTGTGCAGAATCTAAATCTATATTCTTATCATGATATACTTTGGAATCATTTTCTTTTAGAATTTTACTAGAAATAAGACCTGAAGTCATAGAATCATTCACATTCAGTGCGGTACGTCCCATATCGATTAGCGGTTCCACAGAGATCAGTAGACCTGCTAATGCAACGGGTAGACCCATTGTAGAAAGTACAATCAGCGATGCAAAGGTAGCACCCCCGCCGACGCCTGCAACACCAAAGGAACTAATGACAACAATCAGAATCAATTTCAGAATGAAATCCCAACTTGTTGGATCTATGCCCACTGTTGGGGCAATCATCACTGCGAGCATGGCTGGATAAATTCCAGCACATCCATTCTGACCAATCGTAGCTCCGAAGGTGGCTGACAGGTTCGCGATCCCTGAAGATACTCCGAGTTTCCTTGTCTGAGTCTCTACATTAAGCGGAATGGTAGCTGCGCTTGAGCGAGAAGTAAATGCAAATGTCAGCGTAGGTAGAACCTTTTTCAGATATACTAACGGGTTAAACCCGAACATGGTAATCAATATTAAATGAATAATAAACATAACAATCAAAGCTACATAAGAAGCAATTACAAAGTTAATTAACTTTAAAATTTCATCAACATGCGTCGTAGCGATGGTCTTGGTGATCAACGCTAATATACCGTACGGAGTCAGTCTTAACACAAGGGTAACCATCCGCATCACGACAGCATATACCGCATCGATCAAATCACGGAAGACTTGAGCTTGTTTCGGTTTCTTACGATCTATTCCAAGAACAGATACACCGATAAAGGCTGCAAAAATAACGACAGCAAGCGTAGAAGAACTCCGGGCTCCCGTCATATCGGCAAATGGATTCTTCGGAATAAACTCAAGGATTTGCTCCGGAATCGATTGATCTTCCACAACACCAAGTCTCTCTTCTAACTTCAATCCCTGTGCCTGTTCTCTGTCACCACTCTGAATATCAATAGCCTGTAAATCAAAACTCAGCGTAGTGATAATACTTACAGATGCCGCAATCGCAGTGGTAAGAAGAAGAACTGCAATAATAGAAAAACTCATCTTCCCAAGATTCTTAACCCCGTTCAGATTCATGATAGCAGAAATGATCGACACCATAATTAGCGGGATCACGATCATTTGGAGCAATCCAACATAACCGTAACCTACCAAGTTGAACCATTCTGTGGACTTTCCTATAACATCCGAATCTGGTTTGAATAACAATTGTAGAATAACACCAAATACGATCCCCAACCCTAATCCTGTAAATACACGTTTAGTGAAGGAGATATGTTTCTTTTGCATCCATACTAATAATCCGATCAGTCCCAGCATAGCAACGATGTTTATGATAATCCATAAAGTATCCATTATGTGTACCCCCCAATAAAATATATGGCTAAATAAATATGAATATATTGTCGACGTTTCATATCATAGCATATACCTTAGTATTTGGGTAGGATTAATTTGTTATTAACACAACAGCTGTTTGTTTGGTTATTCTAAAGGGTAATTGTTGTAATGTTATTGTTTATTCGAATCGATTATACCCATCATATTGTAGATCTGTTTCATATCAACATGGTTGCGAACTACTTCAGCAATCCGATCAAATTCCTTTTCCTTGAGCACATTAGAACTATATGTTTTTCTTAAAGGTTTAAAACCTTTTTTCATACGAATATCATCCAGCCAAGACCTGCGAAAGGTATCGTTATGAAATATACCATGGAGATATGTTCCCCACGTACGTCCGTCTACCGTCCCCCAACCTTCATCTACAAGTTCTCCAG
Coding sequences within:
- a CDS encoding methyl-accepting chemotaxis protein; the protein is MFRIKESISRKLMLVVATVLLIVSLLFSISFYFVSMDIFNNYVLPEVDNNLKTSSTDTYKGLNTSQALQALQGNEGSQSIVSFYFDEKVRDSELDNIYLANIKDKEVTILATDSKSPLKVSNTVAYQEAMQSALDNKSATSEVYTNELGTFKTEFIAIPGSTMILAISIDANFIAEQTQFILWICIGITIIGMAVGLTIAYYSSRRIIKPIIQLAAHSNLLAQGDLRQVPVVTGHDEISQLASSFQKMTHNLKEMISHVQLTSREVLNGSDDLLNRTEVMKSMVEGSNAVLKEIDKGSESIALTSKENAIAMEEITQGIMHIANSSGEVSEQVAEATLEAVSGNQLAQRAIEQMQQVEQTSIESLEVMSTMNERSQVIGEVVTSISEITKQIQMLSLNASIEAARAGEHGRGFAVVAGEVRKLSELSTIATQKIAEHLSTIQKDTEASVVAMDRVNQEVRSGKILVQDAGKAFSQLDVLIQDVNQTIQAVSAATQQVSAGTEEVSASVEETALITSKSRTSMNEISTTSEQQLHEMEQHRSIVTSLHEHALQLQEAIQQFKI
- a CDS encoding L-cystine transporter, which encodes MDTLWIIINIVAMLGLIGLLVWMQKKHISFTKRVFTGLGLGIVFGVILQLLFKPDSDVIGKSTEWFNLVGYGYVGLLQMIVIPLIMVSIISAIMNLNGVKNLGKMSFSIIAVLLLTTAIAASVSIITTLSFDLQAIDIQSGDREQAQGLKLEERLGVVEDQSIPEQILEFIPKNPFADMTGARSSSTLAVVIFAAFIGVSVLGIDRKKPKQAQVFRDLIDAVYAVVMRMVTLVLRLTPYGILALITKTIATTHVDEILKLINFVIASYVALIVMFIIHLILITMFGFNPLVYLKKVLPTLTFAFTSRSSAATIPLNVETQTRKLGVSSGIANLSATFGATIGQNGCAGIYPAMLAVMIAPTVGIDPTSWDFILKLILIVVISSFGVAGVGGGATFASLIVLSTMGLPVALAGLLISVEPLIDMGRTALNVNDSMTSGLISSKILKENDSKVYHDKNIDLDSAQV